GAAAAGTGACTTTTGCGTAGGCTCTATTGAATGCCCACGTTTCCGCGGTAATGCTACTTTTTGAACCGTTCCCATTTGATCATCATAAACTTATCGCCGAATTCTGTAATGATCAGGCCTGAGCCTTTAATGTTGTCTTCAACTTTCATGTAATCAATAAGTTCGGCCTGTTTAAAAACTTTATACGTGGTATGGAATTCCGTATGTGGTGGTCTTTTAATATTGTATTTCCGAACCCATGAACTGATCGTGACGTGCGAAACGCCCAGGATTCTTTCAATTTCACGGTACGAAAGTCCTTCAAGATAAAGCTGAAGCGCTTTGGTTACATAGTAATCATCAATCTGTTTGCCCAGTTTCTTCACGGTGAAATAATAATTGCAGCTGCGGCAGAGAAACCGTTGTCTTTCCTTAACGATGCCGCTTTTTACGACGTTCTGCTGTTGGCATTTCGGGCAAGTGTTGGACATATGTATACTTTTATAGCAAATATATATTAAATTAGCATCATTCCATTGATTTCTAAGTATAGAGTATATCAGCCCGCTTTTCTGCAAAATCACTTGGCATTCCGCAGAAATTTTCTATCTTTGCAGCTAATGAAAACAACCTTTCCATTAGACCATTTACATGAAGGCAGCGATGCCGGATTTTACCATATTTATTTTATTTAACGAAGTCTTTTTGGCTTCGTTTTTTTTTATCTAAAATCACAGAATTATGCTTACAACCACTGATTTAACCGTTGAAAAGATCCATTCTTTACTTGAGACTGCGGAGAAACTCGCTACAGGCAAAAAACTTCGCGCGGTAGATGATATTTATGTATCCAACCTGTTTTTTGAGGACAGCACGCGGACCAAAACAAGTTTTCATATCGCTGAAGAAAAACTGGGGCTTCACCTTGTTCCGTTCGACGTTGGTGCGAGCTCAGTAAATAAGGGTGAATCTTTATATGATACCGTTAAAACGCTGAAAAGTCTCGGTGCAGACCTACTGGTGATCCGCCACAGCAAAGACCGTTTCTATGATGAGCTTAAAAAAATAGACATTCCGGTGATCAATGCCGGCGACGGTACAGGAAACCATCCTTCGCAGACGCTGTTGGACCTGATGACCATTCAGCAGGAATTCGGCAAATTCAAAGGTCTTAAAATAGGGATTGTGGGCGATGTAAAGCACAGCCGTGTAGCCAAATCGAATGCCGACGCGCTGCGGAAACTCGGTGCGAAAGTTTACTTTTCCGGCCCCGAAAAATGGTTTGATGAGGGCACAATTATCAACGGAACCTACCTTTCAATTGACGATCTTGTAAAAGAGGTTGACGTATTGATGCTCCTGCGAATTCAGCATGAAAGACACGGCGAAAAAATGAAAATTTCATTACAGACCTATCATAAACAATTCGGCCTCACTACAGACCGTGAGAAAGCAATGAAGAAAGATGCGATCATTATGCATCCGGCACCAATTAACAGAGGTGTTGAGATTGCAGATGAACTGGTAGAATGCGAACGTTCAAGAATTTTCAAACAGATGGAAAACGGCGTATTTGCACGTATGGCCATCCTGAAAGATGTACTGGAAGAAAAAGGGTTTAAGTTTAAATAGAAGCAAGAGGCAAGAGCCAACAGCAAAAAAAATTTGATTCCTGGCTCTAAAATCTAAAAAAAGAATGAATAAGAAATTAATATTAGAATCTGGCGAAGTTTTTCGCGGGCAAAGTTTCGGAATTGATCAGGAGATCGAGGGCGAAGTGGTTTTCAATACCGGGATGACCGGCTATCAGGAGCTTCTGTCCGACCTTTCGTATTGCGGGCAGATTGTCTGTATGACCTATCCACTCATCGGAAATTACGGGATCAACCGGGATGACTACGAAAGTATTAACCCTGCAATCAAGGGGCTGATTGTGAAAGAAATTTCTGATTACCCTTCGAATTTCAGAAGTCAGATGGATCTGGGTGAATTTTTTCAGAAAAAAAACCTCTCCGGCATCTCCGGAATTGATACCAGAAGATTAACGCGGGTTCTCCGAAATTCAGGCGTGGTAAAGGGTAAGATTGTGAATGAGGACGCAGATGAAAGCCTGGTGATCGCTGACTTGAAAGCCTCCGTTATCCCTACAGATCAGGTGGCGCAGGTTTCTACAAAGACGTCTTATGCGAACCCCGGTAGAGGTTTGAAGGTGGTGTTGGTAGATTTCGGTTCGAAACTCGGTATTTTACGTGAACTCGCTCACCGCGATTGTGACGTAATTGTAGTTTCGCAGGATACCACTGCCGAAGAGATTTTGCTGATAAACCCCGATGGC
This window of the Flavobacteriaceae bacterium 3519-10 genome carries:
- a CDS encoding Aspartate carbamoyltransferase, with translation MLTTTDLTVEKIHSLLETAEKLATGKKLRAVDDIYVSNLFFEDSTRTKTSFHIAEEKLGLHLVPFDVGASSVNKGESLYDTVKTLKSLGADLLVIRHSKDRFYDELKKIDIPVINAGDGTGNHPSQTLLDLMTIQQEFGKFKGLKIGIVGDVKHSRVAKSNADALRKLGAKVYFSGPEKWFDEGTIINGTYLSIDDLVKEVDVLMLLRIQHERHGEKMKISLQTYHKQFGLTTDREKAMKKDAIIMHPAPINRGVEIADELVECERSRIFKQMENGVFARMAILKDVLEEKGFKFK
- a CDS encoding Carbamoyl-phosphate synthase small chain, translated to MNKKLILESGEVFRGQSFGIDQEIEGEVVFNTGMTGYQELLSDLSYCGQIVCMTYPLIGNYGINRDDYESINPAIKGLIVKEISDYPSNFRSQMDLGEFFQKKNLSGISGIDTRRLTRVLRNSGVVKGKIVNEDADESLVIADLKASVIPTDQVAQVSTKTSYANPGRGLKVVLVDFGSKLGILRELAHRDCDVIVVSQDTTAEEILLINPDGVMLSNGPGDPEDVKGATEMIQKLLGKVPIFGICLGHQLIGLACGAKTFKLKFGHRGGNHPVLDLAKNKVAITSQNHGYAVDQESLLNTDLVETHIALNDRTNEGLKHKIHPCFSVQYHPEASPGPEDANYLFDEFIVLMEQFKNVTV